A genomic region of Catalinimonas niigatensis contains the following coding sequences:
- a CDS encoding DUF779 domain-containing protein, whose amino-acid sequence MSQSTTKEKQYVARVLANDKAKAVIDELRAVNGELMFHQSGGCCDGSSPMCYQADEFRVGDSDIYLGDIHGCKFYMSRDQFAYWKHTQLTIDVTKGRGSSFSLEIPMGIRFIIRSRLFTSEELEHLFPVT is encoded by the coding sequence ATGTCTCAATCCACTACCAAAGAGAAACAATACGTGGCCAGAGTACTGGCAAACGATAAAGCCAAAGCAGTGATTGACGAACTCAGAGCAGTGAATGGCGAACTGATGTTTCACCAGAGTGGCGGCTGCTGCGACGGCTCATCTCCTATGTGCTACCAGGCCGATGAGTTCAGGGTGGGTGACAGTGATATTTATCTGGGCGATATCCATGGCTGTAAATTTTATATGTCACGTGATCAGTTTGCGTACTGGAAGCACACCCAGCTTACGATAGATGTGACCAAAGGCAGAGGCTCCAGCTTTTCATTAGAGATTCCTATGGGTATCCGATTTATCATCCGTTCCCGCCTCTTCACAAGTGAGGAACTGGAGCATCTCTTTCCCGTAACATAG
- the exaC gene encoding acetaldehyde dehydrogenase ExaC: MIHKKPEFKERYDNFIGGKFVPPVKGNYFENISPVDGKVFTRIARSTKEDIELALDAAHAAKDSWNNSSATERSRVLNKIADIMEENMEMLAAVETWDNGKAIRETLAADLPLAIDHYRYFAGVIRAEEGSLAELDANTVSYNINEPLGVVGQIIPWNFPLLMAAWKIAPALAAGNCTIVKPAEQTPAGIIMLMELIKDVVPPGVLNIVNGFGPEAGKPLASSPRINKVAFTGETTTGRLIMQYASENIIPVTLELGGKSPNVFFKSIMDQDDEFLDKCIEGAVMFALNQGEVCTCPSRILIEESIYDRFIEKVIARTKDIKLGNPLDTETMMGAQASNDQYEKILSYMSIGKEEGAEVLAGGDAYKMNGDYAEGYYIQPTLFKGHNKMRVFQEEIFGPVCSVTTFKDEAEAIEIANETLYGLGAGVWTRDMHEAFGVSRKIKAGRVWVNCYHDYPAHAPFGGYKKSGIGRENHKMMLNHYRQTKNMLVSYDKKAKGFF, translated from the coding sequence ATGATACACAAGAAGCCTGAATTCAAGGAAAGGTATGATAACTTCATCGGCGGTAAGTTTGTTCCTCCCGTCAAAGGCAATTACTTTGAAAATATATCTCCGGTAGATGGCAAAGTCTTCACCCGGATCGCGCGCTCTACCAAGGAAGACATAGAACTGGCACTGGATGCTGCCCATGCCGCCAAAGACTCCTGGAATAACAGCTCAGCGACCGAAAGAAGCCGGGTACTGAATAAGATTGCCGACATCATGGAAGAAAACATGGAGATGCTGGCAGCAGTAGAAACCTGGGACAACGGTAAAGCTATCCGCGAAACGCTGGCCGCTGACCTCCCGCTGGCCATTGACCACTACCGCTACTTTGCCGGAGTGATCCGCGCAGAAGAAGGCTCTCTGGCTGAGTTGGATGCCAATACCGTTTCTTACAACATCAATGAGCCACTGGGCGTAGTAGGCCAGATCATTCCCTGGAACTTCCCGCTGCTGATGGCGGCCTGGAAGATCGCGCCTGCGCTGGCTGCCGGTAACTGTACCATAGTCAAGCCTGCTGAACAAACGCCTGCCGGTATCATCATGCTGATGGAGCTGATCAAAGATGTGGTGCCTCCCGGTGTACTCAACATCGTCAATGGCTTTGGTCCGGAAGCAGGCAAGCCCCTAGCCTCTTCACCCCGCATTAACAAGGTGGCCTTTACCGGAGAGACTACTACCGGACGCCTGATCATGCAGTATGCTTCAGAAAACATCATTCCGGTGACGCTGGAACTGGGGGGTAAGTCTCCTAACGTTTTCTTTAAAAGCATTATGGACCAGGATGATGAGTTTCTGGACAAATGCATAGAAGGTGCGGTGATGTTTGCACTGAATCAGGGGGAAGTATGTACCTGTCCATCCCGGATTCTGATAGAAGAATCTATCTACGATCGCTTTATTGAAAAAGTAATTGCCAGAACCAAAGACATCAAACTGGGCAATCCGCTGGATACCGAAACCATGATGGGCGCCCAGGCTTCCAACGATCAGTACGAAAAGATTTTGTCATACATGAGCATTGGTAAAGAAGAAGGTGCCGAAGTGCTGGCAGGCGGCGATGCTTACAAAATGAATGGCGACTACGCTGAAGGCTATTACATACAGCCAACACTCTTCAAAGGCCATAACAAAATGAGGGTTTTCCAGGAAGAGATCTTCGGCCCGGTGTGCTCAGTCACTACTTTCAAGGATGAAGCAGAGGCCATTGAGATTGCCAACGAAACCCTCTATGGTTTGGGAGCCGGCGTATGGACCCGTGACATGCACGAAGCTTTCGGGGTATCCCGTAAGATAAAAGCAGGTAGAGTCTGGGTCAACTGTTACCATGATTATCCTGCCCATGCCCCATTTGGCGGATACAAAAAGTCTGGTATTGGTCGTGAAAACCATAAGATGATGCTCAACCATTATCGTCAAACCAAAAACATGCTGGTGTCTTACGACAAAAAAGCCAAAGGTTTCTTTTAG
- a CDS encoding AraC family transcriptional regulator, which translates to MNDQLLDKLKPEQIIENRKVYSGDQAELCVYETFQEAELVNYGHLDNPVLLFMLSGKKVIHESEQKQHRAFDFNPGESLVMAPHELVQIDFPDASAHQPTRCLTLEIGRSLISHTFSQLQEELTKDISEELITEDQLTYESLHDARINNAIHRICSYYTQAMDSTARKLLISHTLQELIILMMQTKARHILLHNSSTEMPRLQSVVDYIMEHIQEDMSVEELAEKACMSKATFHRYFKKVLGFSPVDFVNRKRMQIAKQLLLQDSKAVSDVCYAVGYNSTSHFIRSFKKQFGYTPKQYQKSHF; encoded by the coding sequence ATGAATGACCAACTGCTTGACAAACTCAAGCCTGAGCAAATTATTGAAAACCGGAAAGTATATAGTGGTGATCAGGCTGAGCTATGTGTGTATGAGACTTTTCAGGAAGCAGAATTGGTCAACTATGGGCATCTGGATAATCCGGTACTGCTGTTTATGTTGAGTGGAAAAAAAGTGATTCACGAAAGCGAACAAAAGCAGCATCGTGCCTTTGATTTTAATCCGGGAGAGTCTTTGGTGATGGCACCCCACGAACTGGTGCAGATAGACTTTCCTGATGCCAGTGCTCATCAGCCTACCCGATGCCTCACATTGGAGATAGGCCGCTCCCTCATCAGCCATACTTTCAGCCAACTACAGGAAGAGCTGACCAAAGATATCAGTGAGGAACTCATTACGGAAGATCAGTTAACCTATGAGAGTCTCCATGATGCCCGTATCAACAATGCCATTCACCGTATCTGTAGCTACTATACCCAGGCGATGGACAGCACTGCCCGTAAGCTGCTCATCAGTCATACGCTACAGGAATTGATCATACTGATGATGCAGACCAAAGCCCGTCATATCCTGCTCCATAACAGCAGCACGGAAATGCCCCGGCTACAATCAGTGGTGGATTACATCATGGAGCATATACAGGAAGATATGAGTGTAGAAGAACTGGCCGAGAAAGCCTGCATGAGCAAAGCTACCTTTCATCGTTATTTCAAAAAAGTGTTGGGCTTCTCACCGGTAGACTTTGTAAACAGGAAGAGGATGCAGATCGCCAAGCAACTGCTGTTGCAGGATAGCAAAGCGGTGAGTGATGTGTGCTATGCCGTAGGTTATAACAGTACTTCACACTTCATTCGCTCCTTCAAAAAGCAGTTTGGCTACACCCCCAAACAATACCAAAAATCACACTTTTAG
- a CDS encoding protoporphyrinogen/coproporphyrinogen oxidase: MSQASNSETDVLIIGAGLAGLTAANYLQRYGYRVKILEAEERVGGRIKTDEYQGFLMDRGFQVFLTAYPEAKALLDYDALDLKSFLPGALVFKHQKTFEVMDPLREPSAALTSLFSGIGSLSDKFKILSLALKLKKMSVEEIFMQPEKSTLAVIQEYGFSEKILRHFFQPFMAGIFLEDELTTSRREFDFVFKMFAEGDASVPARGMEMIPKQLAHKLGKENILCNQKVTDIRGQQVTTQGGEVFSARTILLATDPLGFVNKYLKDGNAAREFHSTTNLYFSAETPPIKRPVLALNAAGDKLVNNVCVMNQVAPAYAPEGKHLISVSINGYQKASDEELILNVKDELSEWFGASTESWEHLRTYKVKYALPNQDSVTHEVAAEQIKLKEGLYAAGDYLLNGSINAAMRSGRIVADLIREDLIAAG; encoded by the coding sequence ATGTCCCAGGCATCCAATTCTGAAACAGATGTATTAATCATAGGTGCAGGTTTGGCAGGGCTCACTGCCGCCAACTATTTGCAGCGTTATGGCTACCGGGTAAAAATACTGGAAGCGGAAGAGAGGGTAGGAGGGCGTATCAAAACCGATGAGTATCAGGGATTTTTGATGGACAGGGGCTTCCAGGTGTTCCTTACAGCTTATCCGGAAGCCAAAGCCTTGCTGGATTATGATGCTCTGGACCTGAAGTCATTTCTACCGGGTGCGCTGGTATTCAAGCATCAGAAAACCTTTGAAGTGATGGACCCCTTGCGTGAGCCATCTGCTGCGCTGACGTCTTTGTTCTCCGGCATAGGATCGCTCAGCGATAAGTTCAAAATCCTGTCGCTGGCACTAAAGCTCAAAAAGATGAGCGTGGAAGAGATCTTTATGCAGCCGGAGAAAAGTACGTTGGCAGTAATTCAGGAGTATGGCTTCAGTGAGAAAATACTACGCCACTTCTTTCAGCCTTTTATGGCAGGTATCTTTCTGGAAGATGAACTGACTACCTCCCGCAGAGAGTTTGACTTTGTGTTCAAGATGTTTGCCGAAGGTGATGCCAGCGTACCTGCCCGGGGCATGGAGATGATTCCCAAACAACTGGCCCATAAGCTGGGCAAAGAAAACATCTTATGTAACCAAAAAGTGACCGATATCCGTGGACAGCAAGTCACTACCCAGGGAGGTGAAGTATTTAGCGCCAGGACCATTCTACTGGCCACTGACCCGCTGGGATTTGTCAATAAGTATCTGAAAGATGGGAATGCTGCCAGGGAGTTCCACAGCACCACTAATCTGTACTTCAGTGCGGAAACGCCACCTATCAAAAGACCCGTACTTGCCCTGAATGCTGCCGGTGACAAACTCGTCAACAACGTATGTGTGATGAACCAGGTGGCCCCTGCCTATGCTCCGGAAGGAAAACACCTGATTTCAGTCTCTATCAATGGCTACCAGAAAGCTTCCGATGAAGAGCTGATCCTGAATGTGAAAGATGAGTTGTCGGAGTGGTTTGGCGCATCAACGGAAAGCTGGGAGCACCTGCGTACCTATAAGGTGAAGTACGCTTTGCCCAATCAGGACAGTGTCACCCATGAGGTGGCTGCGGAGCAGATTAAGCTCAAAGAAGGGCTATATGCCGCCGGTGATTATCTGCTCAACGGCTCCATCAACGCTGCCATGCGCTCCGGCCGCATTGTGGCCGATCTCATTCGGGAGGATTTGATTGCCGCTGGCTAG